A single region of the Paraburkholderia sp. SOS3 genome encodes:
- a CDS encoding LysR family transcriptional regulator yields the protein MELRQLEYFVRVAESGSFTRAANFLSIAQPVLSRQVRALELEFRQVLLERNGRGVTLTEPGRRLLEHSRSVLAQVERVQSDMEEGRGQATGRLVIALPPSVSLKLAVPLVRRFRERFPGATLCILEGLSAYTLEWLAIGRADCAVVYTNATSPSIELSPVLDEQLYLVSSCPTPPSPGDKLTGEPVSLAEVAQHQLVMPSRPHSIRLLLEGAMAQLSLKPRIALEIESIPAILNLVHDAHLHAVLSLKAVHTDDQQQPFYLRPIVDPPLQTTLWIATSAQRPTWPLLEQTIPLLRQTLRDVWNQRR from the coding sequence ATGGAACTGCGCCAGCTGGAATATTTCGTGCGTGTTGCCGAATCGGGCAGCTTCACGCGCGCAGCAAACTTCCTCTCCATTGCCCAGCCCGTACTGAGCCGGCAAGTGCGTGCTCTCGAACTGGAATTTCGGCAGGTGCTTCTCGAACGCAATGGGCGCGGCGTTACGCTGACGGAACCGGGCAGACGGCTGCTCGAACACAGCCGGAGCGTTCTGGCTCAGGTAGAACGCGTTCAGTCAGACATGGAGGAAGGGCGCGGACAGGCAACGGGCAGACTTGTGATTGCGCTGCCGCCTAGCGTCAGTTTGAAGCTGGCTGTGCCTCTGGTTCGGCGATTTCGCGAACGCTTTCCAGGAGCGACACTTTGCATCCTCGAGGGCCTTTCGGCCTACACGCTCGAATGGCTCGCCATCGGGCGTGCCGACTGTGCAGTGGTCTACACGAACGCAACTTCGCCATCCATTGAGCTTTCGCCGGTTCTTGACGAGCAGTTGTACCTCGTTTCAAGCTGCCCGACCCCGCCCTCGCCCGGAGACAAGCTGACCGGTGAGCCGGTCAGCCTCGCCGAGGTGGCCCAGCATCAGCTTGTCATGCCGAGTCGCCCGCATTCGATCCGCTTGCTGCTGGAGGGGGCGATGGCTCAGCTCTCGTTAAAGCCGCGTATCGCACTGGAAATCGAGAGCATTCCCGCGATTCTGAACCTCGTGCATGATGCGCACCTTCATGCGGTTCTGTCTCTGAAGGCAGTCCACACCGACGACCAGCAACAGCCGTTTTATTTGCGCCCGATCGTTGACCCACCGCTTCAGACCACGTTATGGATTGCGACATCAGCTCAGCGTCCCACCTGGCCTTTGCTCGAACAGACCATTCCGCTGCTTCGCCAGACGCTGCGCGATGTATGGAATCAGCGCCGATGA
- a CDS encoding amidohydrolase family protein has product MKFQKSPGWLDWCSEPSRPVFLLPEGAVDAHCHVFGPADIFPFAAERKYTPCDASKEQLFALRDRLGFSRNVIVQATCHGTDNRALVDACRSSGGRARGVASIRPDISDGELHDLHEAGVRGVRFNFVRRLVDFTPRDELLDIAGRVAGLGWHIVVYFESADLPDLWDFFSGLPTIVVVDHMGRPDVTKNVDGEQFELFVRFMREHENVWSKVSCPDRLSASGPPAVAGEARPYRDVVPFARRIVETFPDRVLWGTDWPHPNVRDHMPDDGVLVDFIAQIAPTRALQRKLLVDNPARLYWRE; this is encoded by the coding sequence ATGAAATTTCAGAAGAGTCCGGGTTGGCTGGACTGGTGCTCCGAGCCCTCCCGGCCGGTCTTCCTGCTTCCTGAGGGTGCAGTCGATGCCCATTGCCATGTTTTTGGTCCGGCTGACATTTTTCCTTTTGCTGCGGAGCGCAAGTACACGCCGTGCGACGCTAGCAAGGAGCAGCTGTTTGCGTTGCGCGATCGGTTGGGCTTTAGCCGCAATGTCATTGTCCAGGCCACATGTCACGGAACCGACAATCGTGCCTTGGTCGATGCGTGCCGGAGCTCGGGCGGACGAGCGCGCGGTGTCGCCTCGATTCGACCTGATATTTCGGATGGCGAATTACATGATTTACATGAAGCGGGTGTCAGAGGCGTGAGGTTCAACTTCGTCCGACGGCTGGTGGATTTCACGCCCAGGGACGAGTTACTGGACATTGCCGGCCGGGTAGCCGGACTGGGCTGGCATATCGTCGTCTATTTCGAGTCTGCCGATCTTCCGGATCTGTGGGACTTCTTTAGTGGTTTGCCGACCATCGTGGTAGTCGACCATATGGGACGCCCGGATGTCACGAAGAATGTGGATGGGGAGCAGTTCGAACTGTTTGTGCGTTTCATGCGCGAACACGAGAATGTCTGGTCAAAGGTGAGCTGTCCGGACCGCCTGAGCGCGTCCGGACCTCCCGCGGTTGCAGGCGAGGCCAGGCCCTATCGAGACGTAGTCCCGTTCGCAAGACGTATCGTTGAGACCTTCCCGGATCGGGTGTTGTGGGGAACGGACTGGCCACACCCCAATGTCAGGGATCACATGCCGGACGACGGCGTGCTTGTCGACTTCATCGCGCAGATCGCGCCGACACGTGCGCTTCAGCGCAAGCTGCTCGTCGACAACCCCGCACGCTTATATTGGAGAGAGTGA
- a CDS encoding protocatechuate 3,4-dioxygenase (extradiol catechol dioxygenase that catalyzes the oxidative cleavage of substituted catechols; part of the bacterial aromatic compound degradation pathway), with the protein MQMLRERDYDDIPGTYVFDGRRCQMGFALNAFCKSLDLAANREAFRHDPETYLSRFSLSTAQRRAIVSRDWLDMLRLGGNIYYTFKLAICDGLTMQHVGAAMSASPMSVEQFRAMMASGGRPISGNRSVKEQRHG; encoded by the coding sequence ATGCAAATGCTGCGCGAGCGCGACTACGACGATATTCCGGGAACCTACGTATTCGACGGAAGACGATGCCAGATGGGCTTTGCGCTCAACGCGTTTTGCAAGTCATTGGACCTGGCTGCCAATCGGGAGGCGTTTCGGCACGACCCCGAAACCTATCTTTCCAGGTTTAGTTTGAGCACGGCACAACGCCGCGCGATAGTTTCCCGCGACTGGCTGGATATGTTGCGGCTGGGGGGCAACATTTACTACACGTTCAAGCTGGCCATATGCGATGGGCTGACGATGCAGCATGTGGGCGCAGCGATGTCCGCCAGCCCCATGAGTGTGGAGCAATTTCGCGCCATGATGGCTTCCGGCGGGCGGCCAATCTCCGGAAACCGCAGCGTAAAGGAGCAACGGCATGGCTAG
- a CDS encoding class III extradiol dioxygenase subunit beta, protein MARIVGGVATSHVPSIGAAIDHGKIHDSYWHPLFEGVQPARKWIEDVKPDVAIVVYNDHASRFGLDMTPTFAIGMGAQFAPHDEGYGPRPVPVCQGEPEFAWHLVESLVLKEEFDIAMVGEMTVDHGLTVPLSLMFGQPRSWPCRVIPLCVNVIQYPQPTALRCFRLGQALRRAIDSYERDLKVVICGTGGMSHQLQGERAGLINAEYDRMWLDRMEDDPQSLCRITHTELLREAGSEGLEIIMWLVMRGALDPEVRRIHRFYHVPASNTAYGMLVLEGA, encoded by the coding sequence ATGGCTAGGATAGTCGGTGGCGTCGCGACATCGCATGTGCCATCCATCGGTGCTGCGATCGATCACGGCAAGATTCACGATTCATACTGGCATCCCCTTTTCGAAGGCGTGCAGCCAGCGCGGAAATGGATCGAAGACGTGAAGCCTGACGTGGCAATCGTGGTGTACAACGACCATGCGTCCCGGTTCGGGCTGGATATGACTCCGACCTTTGCGATTGGCATGGGCGCGCAGTTCGCACCGCACGACGAGGGTTATGGTCCGAGACCCGTGCCTGTCTGTCAGGGCGAGCCCGAGTTCGCATGGCACCTGGTGGAATCACTGGTTCTGAAAGAAGAGTTCGACATCGCAATGGTCGGCGAGATGACGGTCGACCATGGATTGACCGTGCCGCTCTCGCTGATGTTCGGCCAGCCGCGAAGCTGGCCGTGCAGGGTCATCCCACTGTGCGTCAATGTGATTCAATATCCTCAACCCACCGCATTACGTTGCTTCAGGCTCGGTCAGGCACTGCGGCGAGCGATTGATTCGTACGAGCGCGATCTTAAGGTGGTCATTTGCGGAACGGGTGGCATGTCGCATCAGTTGCAAGGCGAGCGCGCAGGCCTGATCAACGCGGAATACGACCGGATGTGGCTCGACAGGATGGAGGACGATCCGCAATCGCTTTGCAGGATCACTCACACGGAGCTTTTGCGGGAGGCAGGCTCGGAGGGACTCGAGATCATCATGTGGCTCGTTATGCGCGGGGCGCTGGATCCCGAAGTCCGTCGTATTCATCGCTTCTATCATGTGCCGGCATCGAATACCGCATATGGCATGCTCGTGCTGGAGGGCGCTTAA
- a CDS encoding LysR family transcriptional regulator: MEIKQLQNFSRIAEIGNLTRAASVLGVTQAALSRQIAQLEAELATELFRRNGRGLVLTDAGRRLLDQVPMVLRQISIAERAAKGASGPVQGTLALGLAPSLARTVVVPLIGAFRERLPEVTLRTVDGTSANLGELVGAGKLDCSVIYTPISNTTVELRPLASENLYLVSGPQAAREGCVPPRSVGLEKLSELPLVISGKTNVVHGVLAAALAERGLTAQVVHEIENLTAILDMVRHGYGYSVIPLSGVQPCIGDPDLRLHRIRSPRLECGLSIATPARTGNDSLIAESTSLLREVVLKELQKYEVEVEKAIDSQADVPATGQTGTKSRRARHR; the protein is encoded by the coding sequence ATGGAAATCAAGCAGTTGCAAAACTTTTCGCGAATCGCCGAGATTGGAAATCTCACCCGCGCCGCAAGCGTGCTCGGAGTGACGCAGGCCGCGCTCAGCCGACAGATAGCGCAACTCGAGGCTGAACTCGCGACCGAGCTGTTCCGGCGAAATGGCCGCGGACTTGTACTGACAGACGCGGGAAGACGTTTGCTCGATCAGGTGCCGATGGTGCTTCGTCAGATTTCCATTGCCGAGCGGGCGGCAAAAGGCGCTAGTGGTCCCGTCCAGGGCACGCTCGCACTGGGCCTCGCGCCCTCTCTTGCCAGAACGGTCGTCGTTCCGTTGATCGGGGCATTTCGTGAACGGTTGCCGGAAGTGACGCTACGGACGGTAGATGGCACATCGGCAAATCTTGGAGAGCTTGTCGGTGCCGGAAAACTCGACTGCTCCGTTATCTACACCCCGATATCGAACACCACGGTGGAGCTTCGGCCTCTCGCCAGCGAAAATCTTTATCTGGTCTCGGGTCCCCAGGCCGCCCGCGAGGGCTGCGTACCGCCTCGTTCAGTCGGGCTGGAAAAGCTGTCTGAGCTGCCTCTGGTCATCTCCGGAAAGACCAACGTTGTGCACGGGGTGCTGGCGGCCGCTCTCGCTGAACGCGGATTGACTGCCCAGGTGGTCCACGAAATCGAGAATCTCACCGCGATACTCGATATGGTCCGCCACGGTTACGGCTACTCCGTCATTCCGCTCAGCGGCGTACAGCCCTGCATTGGAGATCCGGATTTGCGTTTGCATCGCATCCGCAGCCCTCGCCTTGAATGTGGCCTGTCTATAGCGACGCCTGCGCGTACCGGCAATGACTCGCTGATCGCTGAAAGCACGTCGCTTTTACGGGAGGTAGTGCTAAAAGAACTCCAGAAATACGAAGTCGAAGTTGAAAAGGCCATAGACTCACAAGCGGATGTTCCCGCAACCGGCCAGACAGGCACGAAGTCGCGACGCGCCCGACATCGGTAA
- a CDS encoding Rieske 2Fe-2S domain-containing protein encodes MNAPTKPVVFKPNSRGADRYQYLTETGPGTPAGELMRRYWQPVALVDSLPPGGAPQPIRILGEDLVLFRDDTGRVGLIDRKCAHRCTDLALGRVEDGGIRCPYHGWLFDVEGRCLSQPAEVSATAKDRIRMKSYPLREAAGAFWVYMGPGEAPLFPNYPALAGGARHCYTTRWFGDCNWLQASEGNIDPVHTSYLHQLELSNDVMKARWGVFSNQSRPELAVEDTRFGVRLYTLRKVDGSDRSSIRITNFVMPNACAVGGFEGYLGEGGLTMLWDVPIDDQHHWRWEFIFHRSGKLDKEALEAQYEAEKEEGDRMRRKWDDLYSQDRESMKGKAYLGLGECFSVHDIAITQSQGTIHQQAHEHLSSSDIAIVRARRMLDEAAQVVAEGGDPRGIVRADADNDFRDMVVVTGEISSGESKEEYCNRFTKRSDLFRPQ; translated from the coding sequence ATGAACGCTCCCACGAAACCCGTGGTGTTCAAGCCAAATTCGCGCGGCGCCGACCGCTACCAGTACCTGACGGAGACGGGCCCCGGCACACCCGCCGGCGAGCTGATGCGGCGCTACTGGCAGCCGGTGGCGCTGGTCGATTCGCTGCCGCCGGGAGGCGCGCCTCAACCGATCCGTATTCTGGGCGAAGACCTCGTGCTGTTTCGTGACGACACGGGCAGGGTCGGTCTCATCGATCGCAAATGCGCACATCGATGCACTGACCTCGCGCTCGGCCGCGTCGAGGACGGGGGAATCCGTTGTCCGTATCACGGCTGGCTGTTCGACGTCGAAGGGCGTTGCTTGAGTCAGCCAGCGGAAGTCTCGGCAACCGCGAAGGACCGTATTCGCATGAAGTCGTATCCGCTTCGTGAGGCGGCGGGTGCCTTCTGGGTATATATGGGTCCTGGCGAGGCGCCGCTCTTCCCCAATTACCCCGCTCTCGCAGGCGGCGCCCGGCATTGCTACACGACTCGATGGTTCGGCGACTGCAACTGGCTTCAGGCGAGCGAAGGCAATATCGATCCCGTCCATACGTCCTACCTGCACCAGCTCGAACTGTCGAACGACGTCATGAAGGCGCGATGGGGTGTGTTTTCGAATCAGTCCCGTCCGGAACTGGCCGTCGAAGACACGCGGTTCGGTGTCAGGCTGTACACGCTTCGCAAAGTGGACGGATCAGACCGCTCGTCCATCCGGATCACCAATTTTGTTATGCCCAACGCCTGCGCAGTCGGCGGCTTCGAGGGATACCTCGGTGAAGGCGGCCTGACCATGCTTTGGGATGTGCCAATCGACGACCAGCATCATTGGCGCTGGGAGTTCATTTTCCATCGAAGCGGGAAGCTGGATAAGGAAGCGCTCGAGGCCCAATACGAAGCCGAAAAAGAAGAAGGCGACCGCATGCGACGCAAATGGGACGATCTGTATTCTCAGGATCGCGAATCGATGAAGGGGAAGGCTTATCTGGGTCTTGGGGAATGCTTTTCCGTCCACGACATCGCTATCACGCAGTCGCAGGGAACCATACACCAACAGGCGCATGAGCACTTGTCGTCCTCCGACATCGCTATCGTGCGCGCGCGCCGGATGCTCGACGAAGCGGCGCAGGTCGTTGCGGAAGGGGGCGATCCTCGCGGCATCGTTCGCGCCGATGCCGATAACGACTTCCGCGACATGGTGGTCGTGACTGGAGAGATTTCAAGCGGCGAGTCCAAGGAAGAGTATTGCAACCGTTTCACAAAGCGTTCGGATCTGTTCCGGCCGCAATAG
- a CDS encoding PDR/VanB family oxidoreductase, whose protein sequence is MNSIAVRIAVADTIAQNIRLLRLESLDGANLPAWDPGSHIDLHLGEGLIRQYSLCGPQGNSNCYEVAVKLEPESRGGSKFVHESLAAGSELRISVPRNHFAMAEQADMTYLVAAGIGITPIISMARALREKRRKFKLFYFARSPDHAAFMDELQDASLRESCRLLFGLERHEVDSVLSQALKDGCEGSHLYMCGPKPFMDTVHLVATRCKWREDHIHLEYFVNTKATEQSTQTSFEVKLARSGRTVTIPENRTIVDVLREEGIDTETSCEQGVCGTCVTRVLDGVPEHHDCFLTAQEQAKGDCMAVCVSRSRSRLLVLDL, encoded by the coding sequence ATGAATTCCATCGCTGTTCGCATCGCTGTCGCCGATACCATTGCCCAAAACATTCGCTTGCTGAGGTTGGAGTCTCTCGATGGCGCAAACCTCCCCGCATGGGATCCCGGCTCTCATATCGATCTGCATCTCGGCGAAGGGCTGATCAGGCAATACTCGCTGTGCGGTCCGCAAGGCAACTCAAATTGTTACGAGGTAGCGGTCAAGCTGGAGCCCGAATCGCGCGGCGGATCGAAGTTTGTTCATGAATCGCTTGCGGCCGGAAGCGAGCTCCGCATTTCGGTGCCGCGCAATCACTTCGCGATGGCAGAACAGGCGGACATGACCTATCTCGTAGCGGCCGGTATAGGCATCACGCCGATCATCAGCATGGCGCGCGCGCTCAGGGAAAAGCGGCGGAAGTTCAAGCTTTTTTATTTCGCGCGTTCGCCTGACCATGCGGCGTTCATGGACGAACTCCAGGATGCATCGCTTCGAGAATCCTGCCGGCTCCTCTTCGGGCTGGAGCGTCACGAGGTCGACAGTGTGCTCAGCCAGGCACTCAAGGATGGTTGCGAAGGCAGTCACCTGTACATGTGTGGGCCCAAGCCGTTCATGGACACAGTCCATCTGGTCGCCACGCGTTGCAAGTGGCGCGAAGACCATATTCATCTCGAGTATTTCGTTAACACGAAAGCGACTGAACAGAGCACGCAAACTTCGTTTGAAGTAAAGCTTGCCCGGTCGGGAAGGACCGTGACGATTCCAGAGAACAGGACGATCGTCGATGTATTGCGCGAAGAGGGTATCGACACGGAGACCTCGTGCGAACAGGGCGTTTGCGGAACCTGTGTGACCAGAGTGCTGGACGGCGTACCCGAGCACCACGACTGTTTCCTCACTGCTCAGGAGCAGGCAAAGGGAGACTGCATGGCTGTCTGCGTCTCGCGCTCCAGATCAAGACTGCTTGTACTGGACCTTTAA
- a CDS encoding porin yields MKERWRLGLMSLYVMTAGSAFAQGNVILYGIVDTGVQYYNHATSSGGSVIGMPGLSGKLPSRFGLKGVEELGGGYKAFFVLENGFAVNNGSLGYGGRIFGRAANVGLESKYGSLTLGRQMNMTLYALSDADIIGPANHSLAVFDTYLPNARSDNAIGYMGKWRGFSVGGTYSFGRDAAGPAGPSATNCGGQIPGDLVACRQWTAMLAYTSENFGLAASYDVMRGGPGASAPLSSTSDTDTRTILDGYAKYGDLKFGAGWIRRNTSSANHTQSDLFFAGASYLLMHTLAIEAEAVRYILRTHSDATLLVGRVTCFLSKRTSVYSSAGYMLNSQFSAVPVSAGGSVGMGKNQVGVMVGMQQRF; encoded by the coding sequence ATGAAAGAAAGGTGGAGGTTGGGCCTTATGTCGCTTTATGTCATGACGGCAGGAAGCGCATTCGCCCAGGGTAACGTTATCTTGTATGGAATTGTCGATACTGGCGTCCAGTACTACAACCACGCTACATCGTCGGGCGGATCGGTCATTGGAATGCCTGGTCTGTCGGGCAAGTTGCCATCGCGCTTTGGACTCAAAGGCGTGGAGGAACTTGGTGGTGGATACAAGGCGTTCTTTGTGCTTGAGAACGGGTTTGCAGTAAACAACGGATCGTTAGGCTATGGCGGAAGAATTTTTGGTCGCGCGGCCAATGTAGGTCTGGAGAGCAAATATGGAAGCCTGACGCTGGGCAGGCAGATGAACATGACGTTATACGCGCTCAGCGACGCGGACATCATAGGGCCGGCAAATCACTCTCTGGCCGTCTTCGACACGTATTTGCCGAACGCACGCAGCGACAACGCGATCGGGTACATGGGGAAATGGCGCGGGTTTTCCGTCGGCGGAACGTATAGTTTCGGTCGCGACGCCGCTGGCCCTGCGGGCCCATCGGCAACGAATTGTGGAGGGCAGATTCCTGGCGACCTTGTCGCATGCCGACAGTGGACCGCGATGCTCGCATACACCTCGGAGAACTTTGGACTTGCAGCATCCTATGACGTCATGCGCGGCGGTCCTGGAGCCTCAGCTCCGTTGTCCAGCACTTCCGATACGGATACACGAACCATTCTGGATGGCTATGCGAAATATGGGGATCTGAAGTTTGGTGCGGGTTGGATCAGACGGAACACGTCCAGCGCAAACCACACTCAATCGGACCTTTTCTTCGCAGGCGCTAGCTATCTGCTGATGCACACGCTAGCGATCGAAGCAGAGGCAGTACGGTACATATTGCGCACGCATTCGGATGCGACTCTGCTCGTTGGCCGCGTAACCTGTTTCTTGTCCAAGCGGACATCCGTATATTCGTCCGCCGGATACATGTTGAATAGCCAGTTTTCGGCCGTCCCGGTATCTGCAGGAGGTTCCGTCGGGATGGGAAAAAATCAGGTCGGCGTGATGGTCGGAATGCAGCAGCGTTTTTAG
- a CDS encoding hybrid sensor histidine kinase/response regulator, producing the protein MEERILIIAPQGRDAEVVARVLSDHGMHCVVCVDVAHLVALMHEGAACALIADESLDIQALSSLGAWLDSEPPWSDFPFVLLTGNGKKGMLTSEARRLEALGNVVLIERPVSRGALVSAARSALRARRRQYQARAMIAERVAANAQLVVAARQKDEFLAMLAHELRNPLAPIRNAAETIRTVDASLPPRVQWAREIIERQSRHLANLLEDLLDVSRITTGKITLKRATVELAPILTASVEVAIHSIEARRHTLRMDLPDKPVYLDADPTRMAQVFGNLLDNAAKYTPDGGIIEIGVKIDGSKVVISVSDNGTGISPEELRDVFELFSQSNRALDRAQGGLGIGLSVVRSLVGMHGGSVAAFSDGLGHGTRLSVTLPVVHATPDTMHTPSRAQREAHDRLNILVVDDNVDAASSLSLLLEIEGHQLRTAFDGPQALRECARDLPDIVLLDIGLPGMDGYEVARRIRAMPAMAHAVLIAVTGYGQVDDVMRSRAAGFDHHLVKPIEPESLMTLFNSRHAHRADTREARTSDDVERGLRG; encoded by the coding sequence TTGGAAGAGCGGATTCTCATCATCGCACCCCAGGGCCGCGACGCCGAAGTCGTCGCGCGCGTGCTGTCGGATCATGGAATGCACTGCGTTGTCTGCGTCGATGTCGCACATCTGGTCGCACTGATGCATGAAGGCGCTGCGTGCGCGTTGATTGCCGACGAATCACTCGACATACAGGCGCTGAGTTCGCTGGGTGCGTGGCTCGACTCCGAACCGCCGTGGTCGGACTTCCCTTTCGTGTTGCTCACCGGTAACGGCAAGAAGGGCATGCTGACGTCGGAAGCGCGCCGTCTGGAAGCGTTGGGCAACGTCGTCCTTATCGAACGCCCCGTGAGCCGCGGAGCGCTGGTAAGCGCCGCGCGCAGTGCGCTAAGAGCGAGACGCAGACAGTACCAGGCGCGCGCGATGATCGCGGAACGCGTGGCGGCGAATGCGCAGTTGGTGGTCGCGGCCCGTCAGAAAGACGAGTTCCTTGCGATGCTTGCGCACGAGTTGCGCAACCCGCTCGCGCCCATTCGCAATGCAGCGGAAACGATCCGGACCGTCGATGCGTCGCTGCCACCGCGGGTACAGTGGGCGCGCGAAATTATCGAACGGCAAAGCCGCCATCTGGCAAATCTGCTCGAAGATCTGCTGGATGTATCGAGAATCACGACCGGCAAAATCACGTTGAAGCGCGCGACCGTTGAACTCGCGCCTATCCTGACTGCATCGGTCGAAGTAGCGATACATTCCATCGAAGCGCGCCGGCACACGCTGCGCATGGATTTGCCGGACAAGCCAGTTTATCTGGATGCAGACCCGACGCGCATGGCGCAGGTTTTCGGCAATCTGCTCGACAACGCGGCGAAGTACACGCCGGACGGCGGGATTATCGAAATCGGCGTCAAGATCGACGGGAGCAAGGTCGTCATATCGGTCAGCGATAACGGTACGGGCATTTCGCCGGAAGAACTACGCGATGTCTTCGAATTGTTCTCGCAATCGAACCGGGCACTCGATCGCGCACAGGGCGGCCTCGGAATCGGGCTTTCGGTGGTCCGATCGCTTGTCGGTATGCATGGCGGAAGCGTTGCCGCATTCAGCGACGGGCTCGGGCACGGCACACGCCTGTCGGTCACCTTGCCGGTCGTGCACGCCACACCGGACACCATGCATACGCCGTCGCGGGCGCAACGCGAGGCGCACGATCGCCTGAACATACTGGTTGTGGACGACAACGTCGACGCAGCGAGCTCGCTGTCCCTTCTTCTCGAAATCGAAGGCCACCAGCTACGCACAGCGTTCGACGGACCTCAGGCGCTGCGCGAATGCGCGCGCGATCTGCCTGACATTGTGTTGCTGGACATTGGACTGCCCGGCATGGACGGTTATGAGGTTGCGCGCCGGATCAGGGCGATGCCCGCGATGGCTCACGCCGTGCTGATCGCCGTCACGGGATATGGTCAGGTCGATGATGTGATGCGTTCCAGGGCCGCTGGCTTCGACCATCACCTTGTCAAGCCAATCGAGCCCGAAAGCCTGATGACGCTGTTCAACAGCCGGCACGCGCATCGAGCCGATACGCGGGAAGCCCGTACCTCTGACGACGTCGAACGGGGCCTTCGCGGTTGA
- a CDS encoding ATPase domain-containing protein → MPETNRIVAPLPARISTGVAGLDDILDGGLIENRVYLVEGVPGAGKTTLGLHFLLEGLRRGETGLYITLSETAAELQTVAASHHWSLEGLHIHELVSEDGLSSEARQSILHPSEVELGETVEEVKRKVLDLHPRRLVFDSLSELRLLAQDALKYRRQVLALKQFFSTQGCTVWLLDDKTSQLGDLQLHSITHGVIELDQRVQEYGVEQRRLRVVKMRGVKFAGGHHDFKLDTGGITIYPRLVAAQHRREFGTYPQTTGVPELDALLGGGLAPGTSTLLVGPSGAGKTTTAVRCALGALERGECVKYMLFDETLGTLMSRSRQLNMPLDAYIESGKLLLQQIDPAEMSPGQFISLVREAIEQAGATMVVIDSLNAYMQAMPGHRYLLLQMHELLSYLNQQGITTLMVLGQHGLIGNVASDIDLSYLSDAMLVFRFFESAGEVLSALSVLKSRTSSHERTIREFRIDSGGLRVGPPLKDFEGVLAGLPSYRGGEPLLGARPND, encoded by the coding sequence ATGCCCGAAACCAACCGCATAGTCGCACCGCTGCCTGCGCGAATATCCACCGGCGTAGCCGGGCTGGATGACATACTCGATGGCGGCCTTATCGAAAACCGCGTCTACCTCGTCGAAGGCGTACCCGGTGCCGGAAAAACTACGCTGGGTCTGCATTTCTTACTGGAAGGATTGAGGCGCGGAGAGACGGGCCTCTACATCACCCTGTCCGAAACCGCAGCGGAGCTGCAGACGGTGGCGGCCTCCCATCACTGGTCGCTGGAGGGCCTGCATATCCACGAGCTGGTCAGCGAGGACGGGCTCTCGTCGGAGGCCCGGCAGTCCATATTGCATCCGTCCGAAGTCGAACTCGGCGAGACCGTCGAGGAAGTCAAACGCAAAGTGCTCGATCTGCATCCTCGGCGGCTGGTGTTCGACAGCCTCTCGGAATTGCGGCTGCTGGCCCAGGATGCCTTGAAATATCGACGCCAAGTACTCGCGTTGAAGCAGTTCTTCTCGACCCAAGGTTGCACAGTATGGCTACTGGACGATAAAACCTCGCAGCTCGGCGACCTGCAGTTGCACAGCATTACCCACGGCGTGATCGAACTCGACCAGAGAGTGCAGGAGTATGGAGTCGAGCAGCGCCGTCTGCGCGTCGTCAAGATGCGTGGCGTCAAGTTCGCGGGCGGACATCACGATTTCAAACTGGACACCGGCGGCATCACGATTTATCCGCGGCTTGTCGCGGCTCAGCACCGTCGCGAATTTGGGACCTACCCTCAGACGACCGGCGTGCCCGAACTGGATGCCCTGCTCGGCGGCGGCCTGGCGCCGGGAACCAGCACGTTGCTGGTCGGCCCTTCCGGCGCGGGCAAGACCACGACGGCGGTGCGGTGCGCGCTCGGCGCGCTCGAGCGTGGGGAGTGTGTCAAATACATGCTGTTCGATGAAACGCTTGGCACTCTGATGTCGCGGTCGAGGCAGTTGAACATGCCACTCGACGCATACATCGAGAGCGGCAAATTGCTGCTGCAGCAGATCGATCCGGCCGAAATGTCGCCCGGTCAGTTTATCTCGCTGGTGCGCGAGGCCATCGAGCAGGCGGGCGCCACAATGGTCGTCATCGACAGCCTGAATGCCTACATGCAGGCGATGCCGGGGCATCGCTATCTGCTGTTGCAGATGCACGAGTTGTTGAGTTATTTGAACCAGCAGGGCATCACGACGCTGATGGTGCTCGGTCAACATGGGCTGATTGGCAACGTTGCATCGGATATCGACCTCAGCTATCTAAGCGATGCGATGCTGGTCTTCAGGTTCTTCGAGAGCGCGGGCGAGGTGCTGTCAGCGCTGTCGGTTCTGAAGAGCCGCACCAGTTCGCATGAACGCACGATCCGCGAGTTCCGTATCGATTCCGGCGGCCTGCGCGTCGGGCCGCCATTGAAAGACTTCGAGGGCGTGCTTGCCGGATTGCCGTCCTATCGCGGCGGCGAGCCGCTGCTCGGTGCGCGGCCGAACGACTGA